CCGTGTCTTCAGTTCCTTAGGCGTGATGATGAAGCTCATCGGGCATCCTCCTTGTCAACGTCGGCAAATCATATGCGACGGAGAAAAAGGCTGTCAAATTGCGGCGCGCTCATCCGCGACGATTCATCCTCCGGCATCTTAAGGGACGGGGCGGCGATCATGCAGCATCAACGGTCCACCGTCCCCGGCGGTCCGGCCGTCTGACGGCTTCGGACAGCAAGACGATGAAATCGCGACGCGGGATTTCTTCCGCGCCGAATCGTCTTACGTGAGGGGAATATTGCTGGCAATCGATGAGGCGGAAATCCCAGGCTTGGAGTCGCTGCACGAGTGTGACCAGCGCCGCTTTTGACGCATCATCGACCGAGGCAAACATGGATTCCGCGAAAAACGCGCCGCCGATCGCCACGCCGTAGATCCCGCCGACCAATGTCCCCTCCCGCCAGGCCTCCGCGGAATGGGCGTATCCCAGCTCGTGCAGCTTCGTATAAGCCTCGATCATCTCCGGCGTAATCCACGTGCCGCCGTCCGGATATTGGGGGCGGGGACCGGCGCAGCCTTCCATTACGGCGCGGAACTGCGTATCGAAGGTGATGGAAAAGCGACCGCCTCGGAGGGTCCGATCCAAGCGCCGCGGCACGTGAAGCTTGGATGGAAAGAGCACGGCCCGCGGATCGGGCGACCACCAGAGAATCGGTTGGCCCTCGTTGTACCAGGGAAAGATGCCGTGCCGATAGGCTTCGAGCAGCCGCTCCGGACGCAAATCGCCCCCGACGGCCAGCAGCCCATCCGGCGAGGCCCATTCGACGGGTGGGAAACGAAGATCGGTGCCCTTAAGCCTCACGATCATGGAGCGGCGACATGGAAAGATCGGACAGGTGCTCTCTAGCCGCGCTCTTTCCAATTGGACGCCAAAATGGGCTGGAACATCGGATCGGCGTCCAGCACGGCCTTGAGCAGTTCCGTGTTGAGGAAGTACCGCCACACGACGTCATCCTGCTCATGCTTGTCGGCGATCTGGTCGAACCAGCGTTTGGCTTCCGTGAGGTGATGGAGCAGTGTGGCCTTCTCTCCGTAGTTCGGCATGAAGATCATGCAATAGGCCATGGTGTATTCGGCCAAAAACTTATCGATCGGCAGCTCAGCCAGCGCCAAGGCTCTTTCGGCGTCCGCGTAGGCCTTGACACTGTCCGGATCGTGCAAGATCCGGTTCCAGGCGACCTTGTTGATGCGTGACCAGGCGAGTTGGAGCAGGGCTTCGGCTTTGGGCGTCTTCCGGTGTTCCGGAATATCTTGAACCAACGATTCAAAAGTCTGAATCATCGGCAACTGGTCATTGTTCCACCGATACGCCATGCCGAGACGGAAGCGATTATCCAACTGTTCGGGGTGAGTTTCCGCCAATGTCTCCATAGGGGGCAGCATGCGATACAAAAAATCCGCCGGAGTCGGTTCCGTAAGCCCTCCCATTTCCATGGTGTTTGCAAGGTCCAGCCGGGCTGATGCCGAGTAGATGTTCCAGTAGAACTCATTGACGGCGCGCGCCAGCGCGGGATCCTTGATCGCCAGATTGTGCCTGTCGGCTGCCTGGCGCAGCAACGCGGTGTACAGGTGTCTCGATAAAACCGTCAGTGCGTCGGTTTGTCGAGGATCGATCAAGAGAATGCGGTTGAGCAACGCCACTCGGTCGCGCAGGTCGGGAAAGGCCGCCGCTCTGACCGCCGCGGCGGCCAGCGTGCCCGGTTGGTCTTGCGGAGACCACCAGGTCAATGAGTTCGGAATGGCGCGGCTTCTTTCCGTGGTAAAGGGAACGGTGTCGGGTCGTGCTTGGGCGGTCTCCGGTTCCGTCGGGACGGGAAGGAGAAACACTGCGGAATCTTCCGAAAACCCGTGTTTTTTGAGGCGGGAGAACACCACCCACTGGGTGGTGATGGACTTCAACGCTCCTCTCGCCCGCTTCACCGTATTGGTCCAACGCACGGTTCCAGGGGCATAGGTGACGGGGGACGTCAAAGGATCTTGATAGTGAACCGTCACCTCGACCACCGTGGCGGGCACGCCGACGACGTTTCCGTCCGGCTTGAGACGAAACGATCCGTCCGGAATATGTCTGCTGTTTGCCACGGTCAAATGGAGCCCGCTTCCCGGAGGAGAAACTCCTATCGAATCCATCACAAAGGCGGAAGGGGGAAGGTCCAGCACGTCGTCGCCGAAGAACACGAGCGGACCGGTGCTGGGCCAGAGGACGTCCATACCCATGTCCGTGCGAGTCAACGTGTGCGCGTGGGCGTCGGTCATTTCCCGCCAACACCGGTCGTAGAGTGAGCCGATTGTCGCCGAGGAAGGTGGGAGGTTTTTTTTCAGTCCTGTCAGCAGTCGATACTGGCAGGAAAAGTCCAATTTGCCGAACGTGGCGCGGTCGCCTTGAGAAATCGCGGTCGCATAGGCGAGCACGGTTTCGACGGCGGCCTTGTCCGCCGGCGCTCTCTTTTTCTGCGAAAGAGCGGCCGCGAGGGAAGAATCAAAGTTGAACGTCGCGAAGAGGGCCCAGCATCCCGACAGCGCCAGGAGAAAAAACGGTCGCCGGATCAAACTCATGGAGATTCCTTCTGTTAAGTTTTGCAGAGAAGCCTTGGCAAGACGATCGAGGAGTAACTTTACCACGAGACCGCCCTGATCCGGTAGAGAGTCGGAGGCCGACCATTCCTCCGCAGGGACGACCGATGGGTTGAAGGACCCCTGATCGCCGCCCCGTTTTTGTCCTCGACGTTGACGGAAGGGAAGAGAGTCCGGGAACGGTTATCTGCGGCCGGCGGCCGACAAGATTCTTTCTCGCATCCGCGCTCGATCGTACGCCGTAAGGACCGGAGCGGGGATTCGTCGGCACAAGGAGACGGTCTGACGAAGAGAAACGACGAAGTCCTCGCAGCGGGGACAAGCTCCGAGGTGACGGCGGATCTCCGAACAAACGTCGCGCGGCAGTTCATCGTCGATGAAGGCCGACAATGCACGAAGAATACGGAGACATCGCCCAGACTTGTGGCGATGGGGTTCGGTCGGGGAATGAGCCGGACGTTTGGAAGAGGAATGTTTGGCCATGGCGTGCGCTGTTTCTCTATGAAATCGAGTCTCGCTCGTGAGAGTCCTGGCCGTCGGCAAGACCCTGCGTGCTGAGTTCGCGGCGGACAAACAAACGCGCGCGGTGGAGCCGCGATTTGACGGCGCGTTCGTTCAATCCCATAACCGTTCCCACTTCCTTGGCGCTCAAGCCTTCCATGTCGCGCAGCACGAGCACCATTTTATATTTTGGGGGCAATCTGTCAATCGCGTCGTTGAGCGCCTGCCGAAGTTGCTTGTTCTGGAGCGCCTCTTCGGGACTGAGATCGTCCACGGGGATCTGGAGATGAAGTTCGCCGTCGCTGGTGGGCACAAACTCTTCCAGCGACAATTCACGTTGAGGGGCTCCTTTCCGGCGTCGCCGCATGCGCAGGCACGCGCGGGAGGCGATGGTATAAAGCCAGGTGGAAACTTGCGCCTCGCCGCGGAACCGTGTGAATCCCCGATAGGCGTTCAAAAACGTTTCCTGGACCAAGTCTTTGGCCGCTTCGGTTTCTCCGCAGAGCCGGCTCGCGTACCGGTACATCAGATCCACGTGGTTCCGATACAGCGCATCGAAGGCGTCCTGTATCTTGGCTGAGACGGAAGACCGCTCGCGCGGCGTGGGGTGAGAACGCGAGGCCATCATGAGCGGGATCAGTGTACGAGGGAGAGAGAAAAAGAGTCAAGCCGGGGCTAGTGAGGGCGATGAAAGTCGACCACGTCTCCACGCCCGTTCAGTTCGGCGGTAATGGTGTGGCCTTCCTTCAAGCCGGCCAAAGCGGTTTTCCCATGATGTACGGAATCGAGCGGGTAAATCTGCTCGCCTTCGGGCGTCCACAATTTCACGCTCGTGCGGTCCGGCGCGGCGAATTCGAGCGGACCGGTCACGAATCGGCGGGTCGTCGAGGGAGCATGCGGCGCCGACACGTCCGCCACCATGTGTCGTGCATGAATGTACAGGGTCATCGTATGTCCCACCCGAACATCTTTGATGCCGATCTTGGCGTTCACGTTGATGATACCGATGGGTGTTCGCAGGAAAATGAAGTTGGATTTCAGCTTGTCCACCGTGCCGGTCAGGACGAGGTGCGCGGCGGATCGTCCGGTGGGAAGTTGCCCGATCTGAAGGTCGAACTGCACGTCGTGCACGCCGACGACGGTGTCCGTCTCGTCCACTTCCACGGTGACGGGATCGCCTTCCCGGAAACCGGCCAGCGACCGCTCGTAGGCGCCGAAAGCGACGGCCTTCTCCCCTTCCGGGCTCCATCGCAACAGTTTGGTCGGATCGTCGTCGCTTCGTTTGAACGGTCCGCCGAGATAGCGATGGATCAGCGATCCGTCGCTCCGCTTTCGGATGTCGATGGCGGAGTGAACGTCATGGACCCAAAACGTCACCGCTTGGGAGGCCAGCACGTTTTTGAGCGTCGTCTTTGAGCTCAGCGTGAGCAGACCGACCGGCGTTTTCAAAAACACAATGCCGGGCTTGGTCCTCCAGACTTGGCCCGTGAGGGTGATCGACGGATTGGCGTCACCGGCGGAAACGTCGGTTGTTTCGGTCGCTTGATCGGATTCCGGCTCTTCGACCGTCGTCAGTTCCTCTTCGGCGAAATCCGGCGTCTCGGCACGGGCGATACAGGGCGAGAGAAGGATCAGGACGATCCCCAGACCGTAAGGAAATCGTTTGATGAGCAATGACGGCATCGCGGCATTCAACCATCGAACCATCAGCGCGAAACATTGCGGCGACTCGATCTGGGCAGGCGATCTGCCGGCGCACATGCGGATCGCGCGTCGATCAATGCAGTGATGGTATGCGAATAGCACGGGTTGCCGGGACAGTCAACCCGAAAACGGGTTTCGTTTGAAACGCGCGGGCCGCAAGGAACTCGCGAGCGAACAGCGGAGTTATTTTTTTCTCACCAGGATGCGCAACGGCGTGCCGGTGAAGTCGTATGTGTCGCGTAATTGGTTCTCGAGAAACCGGAGATAAGCGGGAGACATGTCTTCCGGATGCCCCACGAACAGGGCGAACGCCGGGGGCTTGGTCGTCACTTGCGTGATGAACGCGGACTTCGTGATTTTTGTCGGCTTGCCCGTCCGGACCGGCAGAGGGTGCGCCGACAACAGGGTTTGCAGCCACGCGTTCAGGGCGCCGGTGGGGATTCGCTTGGAGAACGTGGCGTAGACCTCGTCGATCCGAACGAACAAGGCGGACACGGAATTCGACTCGATGGCCGAGCCGTACAAAACCGGCGCCCACGTCAAAAAGGGCAGCCGCCTGCGGAGTTGCAGCTCAAAATCTTTTCGGGCGCCGCCGTCGCCTCTGCGAAGATCCCATTTGTTGACCCAGAGAAGACAGCCGCGTCCCTGTTTGAGAATCGCTCCAGCCAGTTTCGTGTCCTGCTCCGTCACGCCTTCGGCTCCATCCAATACCAGCACCGCCAAGTCGGATCGGCCGATGGCGCGCAGCGAGCGGAGGACGCTGTAGCCCTCGACGCCGCGGTCGATTTTCCCCCTGCGGCGGATGCCCGCGGTGTCGGTGAAGAGGTACCGACGCCCCTCGTGGGCCACCAGGGAATCGATCGGGTCGCGCGTGGTTCCGGGAACGTCGCTGACGATCGCGCGCTCTTCTCCCAACAACGCGTTGACAAGGGTGGATTTGCCGACATTGGGCCGGCCGACGACGGCGATGCGGGGCGTCTGATGACGCTCTTCGGATTCCTTGGTCGGCGGCAAGAGGGGGTAAATGGCGTCCAACAGTTCCGCCACGCCCAACCCGTGTTCGGCGGAGATCGGGAACAGTGTGTCCACTCCCGCTTGATAAAAGTCGGCCGTCAACGGTTCCGCCTGCGGCGTGTCGATCTTGTTCACGGCGACGAACACCGGTTTCGTGGCGCCGCGCAGCAGCCCAACGACTTCTTGATCGAGAGGGGTCAAGCCGGAACGTCCGTCCAACAGCAAAATCAGAATATCGGATTCGGCGATGGCCAATTCGGATTGTCGGCGAATCAGCGCCGACATCCCGGCCGACGCGGAGGGGTCGAGTCCCCCCGTATCGACGAGACGGAAGGCGCGATCCCGATAGGTCGCGTCGGCGTAGTTTCGATCGCGGGTGACGCCGGGCACGTCGTCCACGATGGCGGCCTTGGTACCGAGGATCTTGTTGAACAACGTCGATTTCCCGACGTTCGGCCGGCCGATGATGGCGATGAGCGGAACGCGCGAAGGGTCGGGCGTACGGGGTAAGGGGATGGATGCCATGTTCGTGTTGCAGCGTATGTGACCGTATCACAGGAAATTTCTGAAACACAATGTCTCGTCTTTGCCGGGCCCGTCCTTTATACTTTCTTTGTGATACCTGACGTCTCCCTCCTGACGCCTCACGGGATCGATTGGAACGTGATCGACGACGTGTTGCTTGATATGGACGGCACGTTGTTGGACCGGCATTTCGACAATTTCTTTTTCGAGGAGGAACTGCCGCGTCGGTACGCGCGTCTGCAAGAGCTGCCGTTTGAGGAGGCTCGCGATCGCTTGATGACCATGTATCGGTCGGTGGAGGGCGAACTGGCGTGGACCGATCTCCATTATTGGAGTCGGCGGGTCGGGATCGACGTCGTGGCTCTCCACAAAGAGTTGGATCACATGATCGGATTTTTGCCGGGGGCGGAGGAATTTCTCCGCGCGCTGCGTCGGTTGGGCAAGCGGGTGACGATCGTCACCAACGCCCATCGCGCCGGGGTCGACGTGAAAACGGCCAAAACGGGGCTGGATCGTTACGTCGATCGGATCGTGGACGCCTTCGAGGTGGGCTATCTGAAAATGCGGCCGGAATACTGGCCGGCTTGTCGGGAGCTGATCGGATTTGATTCGAAGCGGTCGCTGTACGTCGACGACGATGAGCTCTGCCTCGCCGCCGCGCGGGAGTTCGGCCTCGGTTGGATCATCCACAGCGCCAAATCCAGCTCTCAACTGCCGCCCGCTCCTTCGGCCGGTTTTCCGTCCGTCGAGCGGCTGTCATCCTTGGTCAGGGCGAGTTGACCGGCCGCGGCGGCCTCCCCTCGGTACATCGTGCCTCCGATGCGAGGAATTCCCTCCATTTCGAATCGATCCACGCGAAGGAGCCTGAGCCCGCCTTGCTCGATCAGGCGATCGATCCGTCTGTTCAGGTTGCAGCCACACCCGATGATATTCTGAATCGGATTGAGCCGGTGCTGCCAGGCCGCGACGTTCGGATCGTCGCTCAGTCCGTGTTCCAAGAAGAGAAAACGTCCATCCGGTTTGAGGACGCGGCCGACCTCCCGCAGCGCCTGGACCGGATCGGGAATCGTGCAGAGGGTCCAGGTGCTCACCACGAAATCGAAGGAGCGATCGTCGGACGGCAACGTTTCGGCGCTTCTCCGGTCGAATCGGACCGGAAACGGGGCGGCGGCCACGCGGCGCGCGACTCGTTCAGGGAGCAACTCGGCCGGGTCCACGGCATGCAGTTGCACGACATGGCGGGGATAGTGCGAAAGGTTGAGACCTGTCCCGAACCCCAGTTCCAGCACCTGGCCATGAACCGGTGCGAGCAGTTCGGACCGCAGGCGGCGGAATTCCTCCGCCGCCATGAGCCGGTCCATCAAACGGGGGAAGATGTGGTCGCCGTAGAATCCCATCGCGCGCCGGAAGACGGGGCCCTCGGCCCGTCGAACTCTCAAACCTTGTGAGCCCGAAGGGGCTGTGCTAGATTCCTGCCTCATTTTTTGAATACCATGCGATCATGAGCAAAGGCTACGATCACCAGGCTATCGAGGCCAAGTGGCAACGGTACTGGGAAGAACAGAAAACCTTCCGAGTCGCCGAAGATCCGTCGAAGCCCAAATTTTACTGTCTCGACATGTTTCCCTATCCGTCCGGTTCCGGGCTGCATGTCGGCCATCTGGAGGGCTACACGGCGACCGACATCGTGTCACGGTATAAACGGATGCGAGGATTCAACGTGCTGCATCCCATGGGGTGGGATGCGTTCGGGCTCCCGGCCGAACAGTACGCGGTCAAGACTGGCGTCCACCCCGCGATCACCACCGCGCAAAATATCGCCACGTTCAAGCGCCAGATGAAGCGGGTCGGGCTCTCCTACGATTGGGATCGCGAACTGAGCACGACCGACCCCAACTACTATCGCTGGACCCAGTGGATCTTCTTGAAACTGTTCGAGCGGGGTTTGGCCTACGTCGCCGAGGTGCCGGTGAATTGGTGCCCCGCGTTGGGGACGGTGCTCGCGAACGAAGAGATCGTGGACGGCAAGAGCGAAGTAGGCGGCTTCGAGGTGATCCGCAAACCGATGCGGCAGTGGGTCTTAAAAATCACGGCCTACGCCGACCGGCTGTTGGAAGACTTGAAGCTTGTCGATTGGCCGGCCAGCACACTCGAAATGCAAAAGAACTGGATCGGTCGCTCGATCGGGGCCGAGGTCGAGTTTCCCTTGGCCGACGTCAAGGGAGCCGTTCGCGTCTTTACGACCAGGCCGGATACGCTCTTCGGCGCCACGTACATGGTCCTGGCGCCCGAGCACCATCTGGTGGACATCGTGACGACCGATGGGCAGCGGGAGGCCGTGGCTGCCTACCGCGACGCCGCGGCGAGAAAAAGCGATCTGCAACGGCAGGAGCTTGAGAGAGAGAAAACCGGCGTCTTCACCGGCGGGTACGCCGTCAATCCGGTCAACGGCGAGCGGCTGCCGATTTGGATCGCCGACTACGTGCTGATGAGCTACGGCACGGGCGCGATCATGGCGGTGCCGGCCCATGACGAGCGAGACTGGGCCTTTGCGCGGCGGTATCGGCTGCCCGTCCGCGAGGTGATCGCCGGCGGGAACGTCGAAGAGGCGGCCTTCACCGACATCGAGCGCGGAACCGTCGTCAACTCAACGACCCCGGACGGGAGCTTTTCTATCAATGGACTTATACCGGCGGAAGCGATTCCCACGATCACCGACTGGCTGGAGAAACAGGGCAAAGGCAAACGCACGGTCAACTATAAGTTGCGGGATTGGCTGTTTTCGCGACAGCGGTATTGGGGCGAGCCGTTTCCCATCCTGTGGGTCGATGGGGAGCCGCGTCCCTTGCCGGAAGAACAACTTCCCTTGAAATTGCCGGAGGCGAGCAACTTCAAACCGTCGGGCACGGGGGAAAGTCCGCTGGCGAATCTTGAATCCTGGCTTCAGACGACCGACCCGGCGACGGGCAAACCGGCGCGGCGCGAAACCAACACGATGCCGCAATGGGCCGGGTCCTGCTGGTACTACCTGCGATTCATCGATCCGAAGAATTCCGAGCGCCTCGTCGACATCGCCAAAGAGCGGTATTGGATGCCGGTCGATCTGTACATCGGCGGCAGCGAGCACGCGGTCCTGCACCTGCTGTATGCCCGGTTTTGGCACAAGGTGCTGTACGACGTCGGCGTCGCCTCGACGCCGGAGCCGTTTAAGAAGCTGGTGCATCAGGGCATCGTGCTGGGCGAGGACAATCAAAAGATGTCCAAGTCACGCGGCAACGTGGTGAATCCGGACGAGATGATCGATCGGTTCGGCGCGGACGCGGTGCGGATGTACGAGATGTTCATGGGGCCGCTCGAAGCGATGAAGCCCTGGAGCACGAGAGGCGTGGAGGGCGTCACCCGTTTCCTCGAACGGGTCTGGCGGCTCATGGTCGATGAAGAGGGACGATTGTCCGCCGTCGTGATCTCGTCGGCTCCGACCGTGGATCAGCAGCGGCTGCTCCACCGGACGATCAAAAAAGTCACCGAGGATATCGAGGCGCTGCGGTTCAACACGGCGATCTCGCAGATGATGATCTTCACCAACGAAATGACCAAGGCCGAGCAACGGCCTCGGGCTCTGCTCGA
This sequence is a window from Candidatus Nitrospira inopinata. Protein-coding genes within it:
- the aat gene encoding leucyl/phenylalanyl-tRNA--protein transferase: MIVRLKGTDLRFPPVEWASPDGLLAVGGDLRPERLLEAYRHGIFPWYNEGQPILWWSPDPRAVLFPSKLHVPRRLDRTLRGGRFSITFDTQFRAVMEGCAGPRPQYPDGGTWITPEMIEAYTKLHELGYAHSAEAWREGTLVGGIYGVAIGGAFFAESMFASVDDASKAALVTLVQRLQAWDFRLIDCQQYSPHVRRFGAEEIPRRDFIVLLSEAVRRPDRRGRWTVDAA
- a CDS encoding anti-sigma factor family protein, translated to MAKHSSSKRPAHSPTEPHRHKSGRCLRILRALSAFIDDELPRDVCSEIRRHLGACPRCEDFVVSLRQTVSLCRRIPAPVLTAYDRARMRERILSAAGRR
- a CDS encoding RNA polymerase sigma factor, with the protein product MMASRSHPTPRERSSVSAKIQDAFDALYRNHVDLMYRYASRLCGETEAAKDLVQETFLNAYRGFTRFRGEAQVSTWLYTIASRACLRMRRRRKGAPQRELSLEEFVPTSDGELHLQIPVDDLSPEEALQNKQLRQALNDAIDRLPPKYKMVLVLRDMEGLSAKEVGTVMGLNERAVKSRLHRARLFVRRELSTQGLADGQDSHERDSIS
- the der gene encoding ribosome biogenesis GTPase Der, whose translation is MASIPLPRTPDPSRVPLIAIIGRPNVGKSTLFNKILGTKAAIVDDVPGVTRDRNYADATYRDRAFRLVDTGGLDPSASAGMSALIRRQSELAIAESDILILLLDGRSGLTPLDQEVVGLLRGATKPVFVAVNKIDTPQAEPLTADFYQAGVDTLFPISAEHGLGVAELLDAIYPLLPPTKESEERHQTPRIAVVGRPNVGKSTLVNALLGEERAIVSDVPGTTRDPIDSLVAHEGRRYLFTDTAGIRRRGKIDRGVEGYSVLRSLRAIGRSDLAVLVLDGAEGVTEQDTKLAGAILKQGRGCLLWVNKWDLRRGDGGARKDFELQLRRRLPFLTWAPVLYGSAIESNSVSALFVRIDEVYATFSKRIPTGALNAWLQTLLSAHPLPVRTGKPTKITKSAFITQVTTKPPAFALFVGHPEDMSPAYLRFLENQLRDTYDFTGTPLRILVRKK
- a CDS encoding HAD family hydrolase, whose amino-acid sequence is MIDDVLLDMDGTLLDRHFDNFFFEEELPRRYARLQELPFEEARDRLMTMYRSVEGELAWTDLHYWSRRVGIDVVALHKELDHMIGFLPGAEEFLRALRRLGKRVTIVTNAHRAGVDVKTAKTGLDRYVDRIVDAFEVGYLKMRPEYWPACRELIGFDSKRSLYVDDDELCLAAAREFGLGWIIHSAKSSSQLPPAPSAGFPSVERLSSLVRAS
- a CDS encoding class I SAM-dependent methyltransferase, yielding MRVRRAEGPVFRRAMGFYGDHIFPRLMDRLMAAEEFRRLRSELLAPVHGQVLELGFGTGLNLSHYPRHVVQLHAVDPAELLPERVARRVAAAPFPVRFDRRSAETLPSDDRSFDFVVSTWTLCTIPDPVQALREVGRVLKPDGRFLFLEHGLSDDPNVAAWQHRLNPIQNIIGCGCNLNRRIDRLIEQGGLRLLRVDRFEMEGIPRIGGTMYRGEAAAAGQLALTKDDSRSTDGKPAEGAGGS
- the leuS gene encoding leucine--tRNA ligase → MSKGYDHQAIEAKWQRYWEEQKTFRVAEDPSKPKFYCLDMFPYPSGSGLHVGHLEGYTATDIVSRYKRMRGFNVLHPMGWDAFGLPAEQYAVKTGVHPAITTAQNIATFKRQMKRVGLSYDWDRELSTTDPNYYRWTQWIFLKLFERGLAYVAEVPVNWCPALGTVLANEEIVDGKSEVGGFEVIRKPMRQWVLKITAYADRLLEDLKLVDWPASTLEMQKNWIGRSIGAEVEFPLADVKGAVRVFTTRPDTLFGATYMVLAPEHHLVDIVTTDGQREAVAAYRDAAARKSDLQRQELEREKTGVFTGGYAVNPVNGERLPIWIADYVLMSYGTGAIMAVPAHDERDWAFARRYRLPVREVIAGGNVEEAAFTDIERGTVVNSTTPDGSFSINGLIPAEAIPTITDWLEKQGKGKRTVNYKLRDWLFSRQRYWGEPFPILWVDGEPRPLPEEQLPLKLPEASNFKPSGTGESPLANLESWLQTTDPATGKPARRETNTMPQWAGSCWYYLRFIDPKNSERLVDIAKERYWMPVDLYIGGSEHAVLHLLYARFWHKVLYDVGVASTPEPFKKLVHQGIVLGEDNQKMSKSRGNVVNPDEMIDRFGADAVRMYEMFMGPLEAMKPWSTRGVEGVTRFLERVWRLMVDEEGRLSAVVISSAPTVDQQRLLHRTIKKVTEDIEALRFNTAISQMMIFTNEMTKAEQRPRALLEPFVLLLAPFAPHLAEELWERLGHPPSVSQQPWPSYDPALTVAEQVTIPVQVNGRLRGKVEVDHDAPRDLVERLAREEVGGWIQGKELKKVVYVEKKLINFVV